CCTTCAACCATATATATAAAGAGACGCGATAATGGAAGAACTACACCCACATGTCGGGGAAAGGATAGAAGATGTTTCAGGATGATGTTTGGTGGTAGTGATTCAAGACGGATTGTTGGGTGTTCAAGGTAGCCTGCAGCAGATGCTACACTTCGCAAGTCCAAGAACGTAGGTGTAACTCAAACCCGAAGGTGGCCATTGTGTCTTTCGGTCATGGAATCTTCCAAACGTAGCATAGACGCAAAGGGAAACCCCAATTGGTCCTCATCGACAATTTCCGCCCAAGTGGTTCAGACCGCTCACCGAACACTGATATATATATCCCCGCATAAGATGGAGATAAGAACGAGGAGAGGAGACAAAATCTGCACCGGTTTCTGAtggctgtcaaggctgagatggTGCAGGCTGAAAGTCCGCGTTGCTTCTAGAGCCGTGTGACTGAAGAAGACGCATGCTTCCTGTTTCTCCGTGTGCTCTCCATCTTTATCctcccaaggccatcatcgaaCCATTTCAGGTTCCTGTCCTCGCAAGCGTCTGTCCTCTATGTGCGGACACGTGGTCGCATTGCCCCTTCTTTGACGAGTTGACCACAACGAAAGGATTGCGATGGATCGTTGTCTGCATATAGTCATCCAGAAAGGTGAGGGAGCCGAGACGCAGAATATATACACATTGGATGACGGCGTGGACCCCCATGTCTCCCATCACGCTCAGCCTTGAAAGAGCACCGCCCCGTGCTGGCGACTCCCTCCGGATCCGACGCAAGAATGTGGGTTTCTTCCGACAAAGAGGGAAGATGTGATTCCAGATTGTAACACGGTTCATGACTAGAATGGCATGGCGGTAAATCCGGGCACGGCTGTATatattgttgttgttgacgacAGTGAAAGGGGTAAAGTCGAAAATTCGCATGCTCAGGCCCAAGTCACTCCTCAGCCCCAACCTATCTTTGGGGGGTATTGATCTCATGGGTAACCCGCTATGGTTAGGAGGAAGaaattttatatataaaaatcttCAAAACCAGTTGATTCGTCTGGCTGTGGCTGCGGGGGAGAAGATATCCGGTTGCTATCCTTCATACTGCGTAATAGCCATGTTCATTTCGTGGTGAAAGGGTAGCAGTGTAAGTGGCAGAaacgaggaggagacacTGTGACTTTATAGTAAGAGGATCGAGCTGACGTAATGGTACGGAACTTTGTAGCTTTTTCAGGAATATAGTTGGCTCTGGTTATTTACTAGACATTACTACAAGCTTGCTTGATAGACAAGGACAAATGGAATGTGTTGAGCGGGGGGTTGACAGTGATTGCTTTGCGGTGAGCTCACATCGCAGTGTGAGTTTGCCAAACACAAAGAAAAAGTATCCTACCACGCCATCCAATCTCTCGTTTACTTGTCAGAAATGGTTTCATAGCCCATGCCAATTTTCTTGATGGCAAAAAGGCCAGTTTGAGAGTTAAGGGGGGCTTGTTAGCTATGTATGCCCCAAGACAATCAACATGAAGCAGGTCCTTGTCAAGTAAAGTCCATTTCTGCTTGTTTAGAAACTGTAGTCTCATTTCCAAGCAGCTAACAAGCCTATGGACAAGAATCAAAAGACACATCAAGCCCAAACTAAACCCATGTATCCCTTTCATCACCAAACCGCTTAAGCGGGGCAAGCTCCAACCTTCTTGGGCTCACAGCCACCAGCACAGCCGTTGTACATGGTGCACTTCTGCTTGGCGTCGGAGCAGACGTTCTTGAGGGTGGCCGTGTCGCCGTAGTTGGCGTTGATGCCCGCGAGCTCGCCGCCGTTCTTGGCTGTGACGCCCTCGATGTAGACGTTGCGCTTGCACTGCTTCTTGCAGTTGCCGCAGGATCGGTACAGTTTGCCGTAGTCCTCGACGTagaagttgatgatgttgaccGTGCCGCAGCCGTTGTGCTGGACTACCTTGTCTGAGGCGTGGTAGGCGCCTCCACCGATAATCCAGGACTCCTTGCCGGCCTTGTCTTCCTTCTAGGGGGCTGTTAGAATATTCCGGGCTACCTTTGTTATTATGGGATACTTGCAATTGAAATGGCATCCTCGCAGACATCCTCAAACCAGACAAACTCGAGAGTGCAGTGTCCCTTGCAGTGAACACCCTCAGCTTGGTCCTTGCCAATGATGACGTTCTTCAGAGTAGCACCCTCGTGAAGCAGGAACACAGCGTCCTTGTCATCTGGAAGCATATTAGCTTCACATATGTCTTGTCGATGAGTGTTCATGTTCACTTACCGCCCTCATTCTGGCCCTTGCAGGCTCCGGATCCGCGGTCATACTTAGCCCACTTGCCGTCAAAGACCTCaccggccttgacctcgatgaccttgctcttggagatGTGATCGGTGGGCTTCGGGACGCCACCAGTGTATCCGAGgcaggccatggccgaggGGAGCAGGCTCGTGGCCGCGACAGCAAGAATTGAAGCCTTCATGCTGGATAGTGGTAGGACTGTACAGGTCGAGATCAAGCAGAGAGTTGTAGACGATGGACTTGTTTGTGAGATGGTTTAGAAACAGAAGGACCGTAGTAATGAACTATTATATAGATCATCGACACAAC
This genomic interval from Fusarium keratoplasticum isolate Fu6.1 chromosome 9, whole genome shotgun sequence contains the following:
- a CDS encoding Pectate lyase, which codes for MKASILAVAATSLLPSAMACLGYTGGVPKPTDHISKSKVIEVKAGEVFDGKWAKYDRGSGACKGQNEGDDKDAVFLLHEGATLKNVIIGKDQAEGVHCKGHCTLEFVWFEDVCEDAISIKEDKAGKESWIIGGGAYHASDKVVQHNGCGTVNIINFYVEDYGKLYRSCGNCKKQCKRNVYIEGVTAKNGGELAGINANYGDTATLKNVCSDAKQKCTMYNGCAGGCEPKKVGACPA